The following are encoded in a window of Eriocheir sinensis breed Jianghai 21 chromosome 35, ASM2467909v1, whole genome shotgun sequence genomic DNA:
- the LOC127007262 gene encoding uncharacterized protein LOC127007262 isoform X1 produces the protein MMATCMVTCGRGLGNFVWQEILEKIPGTVDLRHLSEGKVAFKICHAVGITDTALMQGQKCVGDGGNLDDNEESREAKKEHNITSPISKELVGTKEMTGEEHTALQKITEPPGIPTEEEDQWVAAISHIYKLRLVERVFTLLHCEDIDSKNGYHADDGSSRPDDILKTYESKIKSLTESIKWNDLAVKLKRVKGHQDEGRSRPVWCQDPNSCPGSLRRRQMKQELGEKRAAFASSGEIPRSFPKCQREVNITGNQKKKMNMHETNKISDGELNPTVPNNKCKYESAKIPRISEDNIAENDDVHGSSEFRSETDLSNKTQHSLRSQKEDAKDVGGDHEETDSYEGSLLMPADNNPAKRNIDLTPDESKSPQSKRFKKNNSQPSQMNLEVVKKDQDNEGNSTEHMSTTFRVSSRVSGPYKNILTVKWINRVLGQQLSEAMAGWVPDWRQPLVDLYVNLTSSHYIVGAVLSPRPLSLRTYIPHLTLRSTICHLMARLSCLPPKAIVLDPMCGGGSILVETAMSFDVSHVIASDSSREQLEVARCNLHNLRVPVTLLQADVQELPLQDSSVNTVLCDFPFGQKHKLASESQQLLAKVLREMHRVLVCGGRAVFLLSPRQREVVSQLAQDRTKTASDIGAGDHLILLETHFVSLGETSAFVAVLAKEHSSLASSKEEKGDVLS, from the exons ATGATGGCAACATGCATGGTAACCTGTGGCAGAGGACTGGGTAACTTTGTATGGCAGGAAATCCTTGAGAAAATACCAGGAACAGTTGACCTCAGACACTTGAGTGAGGGTAAAGTAGCATTCAAGATCTGTCATGCTGTGGGCATTACTGACACTGCCTTGATGCAGGGCCAGAAGTGTGTTGGTGATGGAGGAAATttggatgataatgaagaaagtaGAGAGGCAAAAAAGGAACACAATATCACAAGTCCAATATCAAAGGAATTGGTTGGCACCAAAGAAATGACAGGAGAGGAACACACTGCCCTACAAAAAATTACAGAACCTCCAGGAATACCCACTGAAGAGGAGGATCAGTGGGTTGCTGCCATTTCTCACATTTACAAACTGAGGCTGGTGGAACGAGTGTTTACACTGCTTCACTGTGAGGACATTG ATTCCAAAAATGGATATCATGCTGATGATGGAAGTTCAAGACCTGATGACATCCTAAAAACTT ATGAAAGCAAGATAAAGAGTCTCACTGAGAGCATCAAATGGAATGACTTGGCTGTTAAGCTGAAGCGAGTGAAGGGTCACCAGGATGAAGGAAGGTCAAGGCCCGTGTGGTGCCAAGACCCCAACTCCTGTCCAGGCTCACTGAGGAGAAGGCAAATGAAGCAAGAGCTGGGAGAGAAGCGAGCAGCATTTGCATCATCAGGAGAAATACCGAGAAGCTTTCCCAAGTGTCAGAGAGAAGTCAACATAACaggaaatcaaaagaaaaagatgaacatgCATGAAACCAACAAAATCAGTGATGGTGAGCTAAACCCTACAGTGCCAAACAATAAATGCAAATATGAAAGTGCAAAGATTCCAAGAATCTCTGAAGACAACATTGCTGAAAATGATGATGTACATGGTAGCAGTGAATTCAGATCTGAAACTGATTTGAGTAACAAAACACAGCATTCACTGAGATCTCAAAAGGAAGATGCCAAAGATGTGGGGGGGGATCATGAGGAAACTGATTCTTATGAAGGCAGTTTGCTGATGCCGGCAGACAATAATCCTGCAAAAAGAAACATAGATCTAACACCAGATGAGAGTAAATCACCTCAAAgtaaaagatttaaaaaaaataattcccaACCTTCCCAAATGAACCTTGAAGTGGTAAAGAAAGATCAAGACAATGAAGGGAACTCCACTGAACATATGTCAACAACCTTCCGAGTGTCCAGTCGGGTGTCAGGTCCCTATAAAAACATTCTCACTGTGAAGTGGATTAATCGCGTACTTGGTCAACAGCTCAGCGAGGCCATGGCAGGCTGGGTGCCAGACTGGAGGCAGCCCTTAGTGGACCTGTATGTAAATCTTACATCATCACATTATATCGTAG GTGCAGTGCTGTCTCCCAGACCCTTGTCCCTGCGGACTTACATCCCCCACCTAACCCTGCGCTCCACAATATGCCACTTGATGGCCAGACTTTCCTGTTTGCCCCCCAAGGCCATTGTTCTGGACCCAATGTGTGGTGGAGGGAGTATTCTGGTGGAAACAGCCATGAGCTTTGAT GTTAGTCATGTAATAGCAAGTGACAGCAGCCGAGAACAACTGGAGGTGGCCAGATGCAACCTCCACAACCTCAGAGTTCCTGTAACCCTCCTGCAGGCAGATGTGCAAG aaCTGCCTCTGCAAGACTCATCAGTTAACACAGTGCTTTGTGACTTCCCATTTGGCCAGAAGCACAAGTTGGCCTCAGAGAGCCAACAGTTATTGGCGAAGGTACTCAGGGAGATGCACAG GGTGTTGGTGTGTGGCGGCCGTGCTGTGTTTCTGTTGTCCCCGCGGCAGAGGGAGGTTGTGTCTCAGCTGGCACAGGACAGGACCAAGACCGCATCTGATATAGGTG CAGGTGATCACCTAATACTTTTGGAGACCCACTTTGTGTCTCTTGGTGAAACATCAGCCTTTGTTGCAGTCCTGGCCAAAGAACACTCATCCCTAGCATCatcaaaggaggaaaagggagatgtaTTATCCTGA
- the LOC127007262 gene encoding uncharacterized protein LOC127007262 isoform X2 codes for MMATCMVTCGRGLGNFVWQEILEKIPGTVDLRHLSEGKVAFKICHAVGITDTALMQGQKCVGDGGNLDDNEESREAKKEHNITSPISKELVGTKEMTGEEHTALQKITEPPGIPTEEEDQWVAAISHIYKLRLVERVFTLLHCEDIDSKNGYHADDGSSRPDDILKTYESKIKSLTESIKWNDLAVKLKRVKGHQDEGRSRPVWCQDPNSCPGSLRRRQMKQELGEKRAAFASSGEIPRSFPKCQREVNITGNQKKKMNMHETNKISDGELNPTVPNNKCKYESAKIPRISEDNIAENDDVHGSSEFRSETDLSNKTQHSLRSQKEDAKDVGGDHEETDSYEGSLLMPADNNPAKRNIDLTPDESKSPQSKRFKKNNSQPSQMNLEVVKKDQDNEGNSTEHMSTTFRVSSRVSGPYKNILTVKWINRVLGQQLSEAMAGWVPDWRQPLVDLYVNLTSSHYIVGAVLSPRPLSLRTYIPHLTLRSTICHLMARLSCLPPKAIVLDPMCGGGSILVETAMSFDVSHVIASDSSREQLEVARCNLHNLRVPVTLLQADVQELPLQDSSVNTVLCDFPFGQKHKLASESQQLLAKVLREMHRVLVCGGRAVFLLSPRQREVVSQLAQDRTKTASDIGGDHLILLETHFVSLGETSAFVAVLAKEHSSLASSKEEKGDVLS; via the exons ATGATGGCAACATGCATGGTAACCTGTGGCAGAGGACTGGGTAACTTTGTATGGCAGGAAATCCTTGAGAAAATACCAGGAACAGTTGACCTCAGACACTTGAGTGAGGGTAAAGTAGCATTCAAGATCTGTCATGCTGTGGGCATTACTGACACTGCCTTGATGCAGGGCCAGAAGTGTGTTGGTGATGGAGGAAATttggatgataatgaagaaagtaGAGAGGCAAAAAAGGAACACAATATCACAAGTCCAATATCAAAGGAATTGGTTGGCACCAAAGAAATGACAGGAGAGGAACACACTGCCCTACAAAAAATTACAGAACCTCCAGGAATACCCACTGAAGAGGAGGATCAGTGGGTTGCTGCCATTTCTCACATTTACAAACTGAGGCTGGTGGAACGAGTGTTTACACTGCTTCACTGTGAGGACATTG ATTCCAAAAATGGATATCATGCTGATGATGGAAGTTCAAGACCTGATGACATCCTAAAAACTT ATGAAAGCAAGATAAAGAGTCTCACTGAGAGCATCAAATGGAATGACTTGGCTGTTAAGCTGAAGCGAGTGAAGGGTCACCAGGATGAAGGAAGGTCAAGGCCCGTGTGGTGCCAAGACCCCAACTCCTGTCCAGGCTCACTGAGGAGAAGGCAAATGAAGCAAGAGCTGGGAGAGAAGCGAGCAGCATTTGCATCATCAGGAGAAATACCGAGAAGCTTTCCCAAGTGTCAGAGAGAAGTCAACATAACaggaaatcaaaagaaaaagatgaacatgCATGAAACCAACAAAATCAGTGATGGTGAGCTAAACCCTACAGTGCCAAACAATAAATGCAAATATGAAAGTGCAAAGATTCCAAGAATCTCTGAAGACAACATTGCTGAAAATGATGATGTACATGGTAGCAGTGAATTCAGATCTGAAACTGATTTGAGTAACAAAACACAGCATTCACTGAGATCTCAAAAGGAAGATGCCAAAGATGTGGGGGGGGATCATGAGGAAACTGATTCTTATGAAGGCAGTTTGCTGATGCCGGCAGACAATAATCCTGCAAAAAGAAACATAGATCTAACACCAGATGAGAGTAAATCACCTCAAAgtaaaagatttaaaaaaaataattcccaACCTTCCCAAATGAACCTTGAAGTGGTAAAGAAAGATCAAGACAATGAAGGGAACTCCACTGAACATATGTCAACAACCTTCCGAGTGTCCAGTCGGGTGTCAGGTCCCTATAAAAACATTCTCACTGTGAAGTGGATTAATCGCGTACTTGGTCAACAGCTCAGCGAGGCCATGGCAGGCTGGGTGCCAGACTGGAGGCAGCCCTTAGTGGACCTGTATGTAAATCTTACATCATCACATTATATCGTAG GTGCAGTGCTGTCTCCCAGACCCTTGTCCCTGCGGACTTACATCCCCCACCTAACCCTGCGCTCCACAATATGCCACTTGATGGCCAGACTTTCCTGTTTGCCCCCCAAGGCCATTGTTCTGGACCCAATGTGTGGTGGAGGGAGTATTCTGGTGGAAACAGCCATGAGCTTTGAT GTTAGTCATGTAATAGCAAGTGACAGCAGCCGAGAACAACTGGAGGTGGCCAGATGCAACCTCCACAACCTCAGAGTTCCTGTAACCCTCCTGCAGGCAGATGTGCAAG aaCTGCCTCTGCAAGACTCATCAGTTAACACAGTGCTTTGTGACTTCCCATTTGGCCAGAAGCACAAGTTGGCCTCAGAGAGCCAACAGTTATTGGCGAAGGTACTCAGGGAGATGCACAG GGTGTTGGTGTGTGGCGGCCGTGCTGTGTTTCTGTTGTCCCCGCGGCAGAGGGAGGTTGTGTCTCAGCTGGCACAGGACAGGACCAAGACCGCATCTGATATAGGTG GTGATCACCTAATACTTTTGGAGACCCACTTTGTGTCTCTTGGTGAAACATCAGCCTTTGTTGCAGTCCTGGCCAAAGAACACTCATCCCTAGCATCatcaaaggaggaaaagggagatgtaTTATCCTGA
- the LOC127007262 gene encoding THUMP domain-containing protein 2-like isoform X3, with the protein MMATCMVTCGRGLGNFVWQEILEKIPGTVDLRHLSEGKVAFKICHAVGITDTALMQGQKCVGDGGNLDDNEESREAKKEHNITSPISKELVGTKEMTGEEHTALQKITEPPGIPTEEEDQWVAAISHIYKLRLVERVFTLLHCEDIDSKNGYHADDGSSRPDDILKTYESKIKSLTESIKWNDLAVKLKRVKGHQDEGRSRPVWCQDPNSCPGSLRRRQMKQELGEKRAAFASSGEIPRSFPKCQREVNITGNQKKKMNMHETNKISDGAVLSPRPLSLRTYIPHLTLRSTICHLMARLSCLPPKAIVLDPMCGGGSILVETAMSFDVSHVIASDSSREQLEVARCNLHNLRVPVTLLQADVQELPLQDSSVNTVLCDFPFGQKHKLASESQQLLAKVLREMHRVLVCGGRAVFLLSPRQREVVSQLAQDRTKTASDIGAGDHLILLETHFVSLGETSAFVAVLAKEHSSLASSKEEKGDVLS; encoded by the exons ATGATGGCAACATGCATGGTAACCTGTGGCAGAGGACTGGGTAACTTTGTATGGCAGGAAATCCTTGAGAAAATACCAGGAACAGTTGACCTCAGACACTTGAGTGAGGGTAAAGTAGCATTCAAGATCTGTCATGCTGTGGGCATTACTGACACTGCCTTGATGCAGGGCCAGAAGTGTGTTGGTGATGGAGGAAATttggatgataatgaagaaagtaGAGAGGCAAAAAAGGAACACAATATCACAAGTCCAATATCAAAGGAATTGGTTGGCACCAAAGAAATGACAGGAGAGGAACACACTGCCCTACAAAAAATTACAGAACCTCCAGGAATACCCACTGAAGAGGAGGATCAGTGGGTTGCTGCCATTTCTCACATTTACAAACTGAGGCTGGTGGAACGAGTGTTTACACTGCTTCACTGTGAGGACATTG ATTCCAAAAATGGATATCATGCTGATGATGGAAGTTCAAGACCTGATGACATCCTAAAAACTT ATGAAAGCAAGATAAAGAGTCTCACTGAGAGCATCAAATGGAATGACTTGGCTGTTAAGCTGAAGCGAGTGAAGGGTCACCAGGATGAAGGAAGGTCAAGGCCCGTGTGGTGCCAAGACCCCAACTCCTGTCCAGGCTCACTGAGGAGAAGGCAAATGAAGCAAGAGCTGGGAGAGAAGCGAGCAGCATTTGCATCATCAGGAGAAATACCGAGAAGCTTTCCCAAGTGTCAGAGAGAAGTCAACATAACaggaaatcaaaagaaaaagatgaacatgCATGAAACCAACAAAATCAGTGATG GTGCAGTGCTGTCTCCCAGACCCTTGTCCCTGCGGACTTACATCCCCCACCTAACCCTGCGCTCCACAATATGCCACTTGATGGCCAGACTTTCCTGTTTGCCCCCCAAGGCCATTGTTCTGGACCCAATGTGTGGTGGAGGGAGTATTCTGGTGGAAACAGCCATGAGCTTTGAT GTTAGTCATGTAATAGCAAGTGACAGCAGCCGAGAACAACTGGAGGTGGCCAGATGCAACCTCCACAACCTCAGAGTTCCTGTAACCCTCCTGCAGGCAGATGTGCAAG aaCTGCCTCTGCAAGACTCATCAGTTAACACAGTGCTTTGTGACTTCCCATTTGGCCAGAAGCACAAGTTGGCCTCAGAGAGCCAACAGTTATTGGCGAAGGTACTCAGGGAGATGCACAG GGTGTTGGTGTGTGGCGGCCGTGCTGTGTTTCTGTTGTCCCCGCGGCAGAGGGAGGTTGTGTCTCAGCTGGCACAGGACAGGACCAAGACCGCATCTGATATAGGTG CAGGTGATCACCTAATACTTTTGGAGACCCACTTTGTGTCTCTTGGTGAAACATCAGCCTTTGTTGCAGTCCTGGCCAAAGAACACTCATCCCTAGCATCatcaaaggaggaaaagggagatgtaTTATCCTGA